The following coding sequences lie in one Angustibacter luteus genomic window:
- a CDS encoding trypsin-like peptidase domain-containing protein, translated as MRQLTLPAATPRRLALIAAPALALAAALSAALPASATTDGVAAAPAAATVAAAPNGYASTIALNNCSGALVRYPTSVSTDRAMLLTNGHCYEGGMPGAGQVLVNKSSTRSGTLLSSSGSSLGTVRADQLLYATMTGTDVALYRLNETFASITSKYSATALTIQAAHPSDRSNIVIPSSYWKQTWNCSINGFVPTLREDAWTWQDAIRYNTGCSTTHGTSGSPILDATSGNVVGINNTGNDDGAMCTLNNPCEVDANGNTKATKGQSYGEQTSWFTTCLTSSNAIDLTKAGCLLTKPAGTPTQTPTSTPTSTPTSTPTGTPTGTPTTTPPTGTNLLLNPGFESGAVNWTGTSGPVTNNTGRPARTGSWKLWLGGNGSAGTETVGQQVAVPSTGNPTLTFWLRSDTAETGSTVYDSMKAQVVSGSTTTTLATYSNVGTSTTYAQKSFDLSSFKGKTVTIRFTGTEDSYLQTSWVIDDTSLTS; from the coding sequence ATGCGCCAGCTCACCCTGCCCGCGGCGACCCCGCGGCGTCTCGCCCTGATCGCCGCCCCAGCGCTCGCCCTGGCCGCCGCGCTCTCGGCGGCCCTCCCCGCGTCCGCCACCACGGACGGCGTCGCGGCTGCCCCGGCCGCCGCCACGGTCGCCGCCGCACCGAACGGCTACGCCAGCACCATCGCCCTGAACAACTGCTCGGGCGCACTCGTCCGCTACCCCACGTCCGTGAGCACCGACCGCGCGATGCTGCTCACCAACGGCCACTGCTACGAGGGCGGCATGCCCGGCGCCGGGCAGGTGCTGGTCAACAAGTCGAGCACCCGCAGCGGCACCCTGCTCAGCTCCAGCGGGTCCAGCCTCGGCACCGTGCGCGCGGACCAGCTGCTCTACGCCACGATGACCGGCACCGACGTCGCGCTCTACCGGCTCAACGAGACCTTCGCGTCGATCACCTCGAAGTACAGCGCCACGGCACTGACCATCCAGGCGGCCCACCCGAGCGACCGGTCGAACATCGTCATCCCGTCGTCGTACTGGAAGCAGACCTGGAACTGCTCGATCAACGGCTTCGTGCCGACCCTGCGCGAGGACGCCTGGACCTGGCAGGACGCCATCCGCTACAACACCGGCTGCAGCACCACGCACGGGACGTCGGGCTCGCCGATCCTCGACGCGACCAGCGGCAACGTCGTCGGGATCAACAACACCGGCAACGACGACGGGGCGATGTGCACGCTCAACAACCCCTGCGAGGTGGACGCCAACGGGAACACCAAGGCGACCAAGGGCCAGAGCTACGGCGAGCAGACCTCCTGGTTCACCACGTGCCTGACGTCGTCCAACGCCATCGACCTGACCAAGGCCGGCTGCCTGCTGACCAAGCCCGCGGGCACACCGACCCAGACCCCGACGTCCACCCCGACGTCCACCCCGACGTCCACGCCGACGGGGACGCCGACGGGGACGCCGACGACCACCCCGCCAACGGGCACGAACCTGCTGCTCAACCCCGGCTTCGAGTCGGGTGCGGTGAACTGGACCGGCACGTCCGGCCCGGTCACCAACAACACCGGCCGCCCGGCCCGGACGGGTTCGTGGAAGCTCTGGCTGGGGGGCAACGGCTCCGCCGGGACCGAGACCGTCGGCCAGCAGGTCGCCGTCCCCTCGACCGGGAACCCGACGCTCACCTTCTGGTTGCGCTCGGACACCGCCGAGACCGGCTCCACGGTCTACGACTCGATGAAGGCCCAGGTCGTCTCCGGCTCCACCACCACCACCCTGGCCACGTACTCCAACGTCGGGACCAGCACGACGTACGCCCAGAAGTCCTTCGACCTGTCCTCCTTCAAGGGCAAGACGGTCACCATCCGGTTCACCGGGACCGAGGACTCCTACCTGCAGACCAGCTGGGTCATCGACGACACGTCCCTGACCAGCTGA
- a CDS encoding methyltransferase has protein sequence MTSTDELRAMVSGVRVSAALCVAAELGLSDLLVTGPRTVADLAAASRSDERTLRRLLRALATVGVYVERPDGMFAGTELSDGLRSDVPGSVRAMARTTADPAVWAAWGHLLHSVRTGRNAFEELHGVDVWTHRRENPQWNAIFNENMTVLSSLVADRVASAYDFSGCTSVVDVGGGQGVMLEAVLTRHPHLTGTVFDRAHVVASAPSQPAPAVAGRWSLVSGSFFDAVPPADAYLLKSVLHDWPDDACVAILRTCAEGLSEDGVVLVVERVLGRTGREVEGAFSDLNMLVLPGGQERTESEYAALFAAAGLTLVQVIDTGSAFPILEARRAG, from the coding sequence ATGACCTCCACCGATGAGCTCCGCGCGATGGTCTCCGGGGTACGGGTCTCGGCCGCGCTGTGCGTCGCGGCCGAGCTCGGTCTGTCCGACCTGCTCGTCACCGGTCCGCGCACGGTCGCCGACCTGGCCGCCGCGTCCCGCTCGGACGAGCGGACCCTGCGCCGCCTGCTGCGGGCGCTGGCCACGGTCGGCGTCTACGTCGAGCGGCCCGACGGCATGTTCGCCGGCACCGAGCTGTCCGACGGTCTGCGTTCGGACGTCCCCGGCAGCGTGCGGGCGATGGCTCGCACCACGGCCGACCCGGCAGTCTGGGCGGCGTGGGGACACCTGCTGCACAGCGTGCGAACGGGGCGGAACGCGTTCGAGGAGCTGCACGGGGTCGACGTGTGGACGCACCGCCGCGAGAACCCGCAGTGGAACGCCATCTTCAACGAGAACATGACCGTGCTGAGCTCACTGGTCGCCGACCGGGTGGCGTCCGCGTACGACTTCAGCGGGTGCACGAGCGTGGTCGACGTCGGCGGCGGGCAGGGGGTCATGCTCGAGGCGGTGCTCACCCGGCACCCGCACCTGACGGGCACCGTGTTCGACCGGGCGCACGTCGTCGCCTCGGCGCCCAGCCAGCCGGCACCCGCGGTCGCCGGCCGGTGGTCGCTGGTCTCGGGCAGCTTCTTCGACGCCGTCCCCCCGGCCGACGCCTACCTGCTGAAGTCGGTGCTGCACGACTGGCCGGACGACGCCTGCGTCGCCATCCTGCGCACCTGCGCCGAAGGGCTCAGCGAGGACGGCGTGGTGCTCGTCGTGGAACGGGTGCTCGGCCGGACGGGCCGCGAGGTCGAGGGGGCCTTCTCCGACCTGAACATGCTGGTGCTGCCGGGCGGCCAGGAACGCACCGAGTCCGAGTACGCCGCGCTGTTCGCCGCCGCGGGACTCACGCTCGTGCAGGTCATCGACACCGGGAGCGCGTTCCCGATCCTCGAGGCCCGCCGCGCTGGCTGA
- a CDS encoding M15 family metallopeptidase, with translation MHTGLAAGLAVALLALAGCGADDPGTTATSASPSASSSAPTATTSAPSPTTSTPAPTTAKPKPKPKPKPSKATSTTSTSPTALAPVPAKGAQPTVRFPKNQPAQGGGANAQVSAIPDSVWQRMVGYSWTKGCPVGRSGLRYVTVNFWGFDGKRSRGAIVVNKNVASATARAFTRLYEQQFRIRQMRPMDSTWGKNPKGPGANDYAAMDADNTSAFNCRYVGGEEERKQYSNHAYGSAIDVNDFENPYIADGGTIYPDAYYAHRRSPAPGVFSSSSSAAVRAFTREGMTWGGRWSHPDYQHFDAR, from the coding sequence GTGCACACCGGCCTCGCGGCCGGTCTCGCCGTCGCGCTGCTCGCCCTGGCCGGGTGCGGCGCGGACGATCCTGGGACGACGGCCACGTCCGCCAGTCCGAGCGCCAGCAGCTCCGCGCCGACGGCCACCACCAGTGCCCCGAGCCCGACGACGTCCACCCCGGCACCGACCACGGCCAAGCCGAAACCCAAGCCGAAGCCCAAGCCCAGCAAGGCGACCAGCACGACGTCGACGTCGCCCACGGCCCTGGCGCCGGTCCCGGCGAAGGGCGCGCAGCCCACGGTGCGGTTCCCCAAGAACCAGCCGGCCCAGGGCGGCGGCGCGAACGCGCAGGTCTCCGCGATCCCGGACTCGGTGTGGCAGCGGATGGTCGGCTACTCCTGGACCAAGGGCTGCCCGGTCGGACGCTCCGGCCTGCGCTACGTCACGGTCAACTTCTGGGGCTTCGACGGCAAGCGCTCGCGTGGCGCGATCGTGGTCAACAAGAACGTCGCCTCGGCCACCGCGCGGGCCTTCACGCGGCTGTACGAACAGCAGTTCCGGATCCGGCAGATGCGTCCGATGGACTCCACCTGGGGCAAGAACCCCAAGGGCCCAGGAGCCAACGACTACGCCGCGATGGACGCCGACAACACCTCGGCGTTCAACTGCCGCTACGTCGGGGGTGAGGAGGAGCGCAAGCAGTACTCCAACCACGCCTACGGCAGCGCGATCGACGTCAACGACTTCGAGAACCCGTACATCGCCGACGGCGGCACGATCTACCCCGACGCGTACTACGCCCACCGGCGCTCGCCGGCACCCGGCGTCTTCTCGTCCAGCTCGAGCGCCGCGGTGCGCGCGTTCACCCGCGAGGGGATGACCTGGGGCGGTCGCTGGTCGCACCCCGACTACCAGCACTTCGACGCCCGATGA
- a CDS encoding lysophospholipid acyltransferase family protein, whose product MSSEQDGRVIPLDRGRAKGGAKPAAMPLSKPAPKPTGKGADVLAAGARRASGERAKRRGTPLIADSAPPPVPEVIPPGDQPTHGGALNPATLLQHAVGAIVEALVTEGRRAGVADVDQHVAHALAFLRRRLSGDYVVDEFGFDADLTEAVLPALRPLYRSWFRVEVRGIENIPHTGGALVVANHSGTIAMDSLMTQLAVHDEHPASRNLRMLGADLVFAAPFVGSFARKTGTTLAIQSDAERLLRSGELVGVWPEGFKGIGKPFSERYKLQRFGRGGFVSAALQAGVPIVPCSIVGAEEIYPILGNFKSLARLLGVPYLPMTPTFPWLGPLGLIPLPSKWIIEFGAPIDTADLDGGADDPMLVFNITDQVRETIQQTLYALLMQRRSVFFS is encoded by the coding sequence ATGAGCTCGGAGCAGGACGGGCGGGTGATCCCGCTGGACCGCGGGCGCGCCAAGGGCGGCGCGAAGCCCGCGGCGATGCCCCTGTCGAAGCCCGCACCGAAGCCCACGGGCAAGGGCGCGGACGTGCTCGCGGCGGGTGCCCGACGCGCCTCCGGGGAGCGGGCCAAGCGCCGCGGCACCCCGCTGATCGCGGACTCGGCGCCACCGCCGGTGCCCGAGGTCATCCCGCCGGGCGACCAGCCCACGCACGGGGGAGCCCTCAACCCGGCGACCCTGCTGCAGCACGCGGTGGGGGCGATCGTCGAGGCGCTGGTCACCGAGGGACGCCGGGCCGGCGTCGCGGACGTCGACCAGCACGTCGCGCACGCCCTGGCCTTCCTGCGGCGCCGGCTGTCCGGTGACTACGTGGTCGACGAGTTCGGCTTCGACGCCGACCTGACCGAGGCGGTGCTGCCCGCGCTGCGACCGTTGTACCGCAGCTGGTTCCGGGTCGAGGTGCGCGGCATCGAGAACATCCCGCACACCGGCGGCGCGCTGGTCGTGGCCAACCACTCCGGCACCATCGCGATGGACTCGCTGATGACCCAGCTGGCCGTGCACGACGAGCACCCGGCGTCGCGCAACCTGCGCATGCTCGGCGCCGACCTCGTGTTCGCCGCGCCGTTCGTGGGCTCCTTCGCGCGCAAGACCGGCACCACACTGGCGATCCAGTCCGACGCGGAGCGGCTGCTGCGCTCCGGCGAGCTCGTCGGGGTCTGGCCGGAGGGTTTCAAGGGGATCGGCAAGCCGTTCAGCGAGCGGTACAAGCTGCAGCGGTTCGGGCGCGGCGGTTTCGTGTCCGCGGCGCTGCAGGCGGGGGTGCCGATCGTCCCCTGCTCCATCGTCGGCGCGGAGGAGATCTACCCCATCCTCGGCAACTTCAAGTCACTCGCCCGACTGCTGGGCGTCCCGTACCTGCCGATGACCCCGACCTTCCCGTGGCTCGGCCCGCTCGGGCTGATCCCGTTGCCCAGCAAGTGGATCATCGAGTTCGGGGCACCGATCGACACCGCCGACCTGGACGGCGGTGCCGACGACCCGATGCTGGTCTTCAACATCACCGACCAGGTGCGCGAGACGATCCAGCAGACCCTGTACGCGCTGCTCATGCAGCGCCGGTCGGTGTTCTTCTCGTGA
- a CDS encoding NAD-dependent epimerase/dehydratase family protein, with product MGQVVLVTGVSRYLGGRFARLLTDHPGIDRVIGVDVVPPPHSIGDAEFVRADIRNPIIAKVIAQAGVDTVAHLNVIATPVSAGGRVSMKEINVIGTMQLLAACQKAPSVQRLVVKSSAAVYGSSPRDPAMFSEDMGPKALPRAGFGKDSVEVEGYVRGFSRRRADVEVSVLRFANIIGPGISTTMTDYFSLPVVPTVLGFDARLQFVHEDDALDALAVATVRPEGAGLVNVAGDGVITVSQAARLAGRVTVPVPMQATGWVGQVVRRSRLADFSPEQMNQLAHGRGLDTTRMREVLGFEPRHTTLEAFQSFVDARRGPRAALVPRLVDATRAAEQWVDRQVSEA from the coding sequence GTGGGGCAGGTCGTGCTGGTCACCGGGGTGTCCCGGTACCTGGGCGGCCGCTTCGCGCGCCTGCTGACCGATCACCCGGGCATCGACCGGGTGATCGGGGTGGACGTCGTCCCCCCACCGCACTCCATCGGCGACGCGGAGTTCGTCCGGGCCGACATCCGCAACCCGATCATCGCCAAGGTGATCGCCCAGGCGGGCGTCGACACGGTCGCGCACCTCAACGTCATCGCCACGCCGGTCTCCGCCGGCGGACGGGTCTCCATGAAGGAGATCAACGTCATCGGCACGATGCAGCTGCTCGCCGCCTGCCAGAAGGCGCCGAGCGTGCAGCGGCTCGTGGTCAAGAGCAGCGCCGCGGTCTACGGCTCCTCGCCCCGCGACCCGGCCATGTTCAGCGAGGACATGGGCCCCAAGGCGCTGCCGCGGGCCGGCTTCGGCAAGGACTCGGTCGAGGTCGAGGGCTACGTGCGCGGCTTCTCCCGCCGCCGGGCCGACGTCGAGGTGTCCGTGCTGCGCTTCGCGAACATCATCGGCCCCGGCATCTCGACCACGATGACCGACTACTTCTCGCTGCCGGTGGTCCCGACGGTGCTCGGCTTCGACGCCCGTCTGCAGTTCGTCCACGAGGACGACGCGCTGGACGCCCTCGCGGTCGCCACGGTCCGCCCCGAGGGCGCTGGGCTGGTGAACGTTGCCGGCGACGGCGTGATCACGGTCTCCCAGGCCGCCAGGCTGGCCGGCCGGGTGACCGTCCCGGTGCCGATGCAGGCCACCGGCTGGGTCGGCCAGGTCGTGCGCCGCTCGCGGCTCGCGGACTTCTCGCCCGAGCAGATGAACCAGCTGGCGCACGGACGCGGGCTGGACACCACCCGGATGCGCGAGGTGCTGGGCTTCGAGCCGCGACACACGACCCTCGAGGCGTTCCAGTCGTTCGTGGACGCCCGGCGCGGGCCGCGCGCCGCTCTGGTGCCGCGGCTGGTCGACGCGACGCGCGCCGCCGAGCAGTGGGTGGACCGGCAGGTGAGCGAGGCATGA
- a CDS encoding 30S ribosomal protein bS22 yields the protein MGSVIKKRRKRMAKKKHRKLLRKTRHQRRNKK from the coding sequence ATGGGCTCGGTCATCAAGAAGCGCCGCAAGCGGATGGCGAAGAAGAAGCACCGCAAGCTGCTGCGCAAGACGCGTCACCAGCGTCGCAACAAGAAGTGA
- a CDS encoding helix-turn-helix domain-containing protein, whose product MPKDNKLAEVRFLTVAEVAEIMRVSKMTVYRLVHAGDLPAVRVGRSFRVPEQAVHDYLQTSYIETA is encoded by the coding sequence ATGCCGAAGGACAACAAGCTCGCCGAGGTGCGGTTCCTGACCGTCGCCGAGGTGGCGGAGATCATGCGCGTCTCGAAGATGACCGTGTACCGCCTGGTGCACGCGGGTGACCTGCCCGCCGTCCGGGTCGGTCGCTCGTTCCGCGTGCCGGAGCAGGCCGTGCACGACTACCTGCAGACGTCGTACATCGAGACCGCCTGA
- a CDS encoding acetoin utilization protein AcuC produces the protein MARQLRVLWDDSFTKYDFGAAHPMDPLRLDLTARLCRALGLFDDASRVEVVGAEPADDALLATVHDLDYVAAVKAASLDPSSADPSRGLGTDDDPAFVGMHEASARVVQGSVDLATGVWDGEVEHAVNFCGGLHHAMRDRASGFCVYNDAAAGIQRLLDLGAQKVAYVDVDVHHGDGVERIFWDDPRVLTISVHESGRVLFPGTGFAEELGGARAQGSAVNVALPPGTSDAGWLRALHAVVPQLVRAFEPDVLVTQHGCDSHFLDPLAHLAVSVDAQRAAQQSLHDLAHEAAGGRWLALGGGGYEVVDVVPRSWAHLVGIAAHTPVPTSREVPADWLEHVRTRLGRPGPAHMGDGRDPWWRSWEVGYDPEDGVDRAIMATRKAVFPLYGLDAWFD, from the coding sequence ATGGCGAGGCAGCTGCGCGTGCTCTGGGACGACTCGTTCACGAAGTACGACTTCGGTGCCGCCCACCCGATGGACCCGCTACGGCTCGACCTGACGGCCCGGTTGTGCCGGGCGCTCGGCCTGTTCGACGACGCGAGCCGGGTCGAGGTGGTCGGCGCCGAGCCCGCGGACGACGCGCTGCTGGCCACCGTGCACGACCTGGACTACGTCGCCGCGGTGAAGGCCGCCTCGCTCGACCCGTCGTCCGCCGACCCGTCCCGCGGGCTCGGCACGGACGACGACCCGGCCTTCGTCGGCATGCACGAGGCGAGCGCCCGCGTCGTGCAGGGCAGCGTCGACCTGGCGACGGGGGTGTGGGACGGCGAGGTCGAGCACGCGGTGAACTTCTGCGGCGGCCTGCACCACGCGATGCGCGACCGGGCCAGCGGCTTCTGCGTCTACAACGACGCGGCCGCGGGGATCCAGCGGCTGCTCGACCTCGGCGCGCAGAAGGTCGCGTACGTGGACGTCGACGTGCACCACGGGGACGGCGTGGAGCGGATCTTCTGGGACGACCCGCGGGTGCTCACCATCTCGGTGCACGAGAGCGGGCGGGTGCTCTTCCCCGGCACCGGCTTCGCCGAGGAGCTCGGTGGCGCCCGGGCGCAGGGCAGCGCGGTCAACGTGGCCCTGCCGCCGGGGACGTCGGACGCCGGCTGGCTGCGCGCGCTGCACGCCGTCGTCCCGCAGCTCGTGCGAGCCTTCGAGCCGGACGTCCTGGTGACCCAGCACGGCTGCGACAGCCACTTCCTCGACCCGCTGGCCCACCTGGCGGTCTCGGTGGACGCCCAGCGCGCCGCGCAGCAGAGCCTGCACGACCTGGCCCACGAGGCGGCCGGCGGGCGCTGGCTGGCCCTCGGTGGAGGCGGGTACGAGGTGGTGGACGTCGTCCCGCGCTCCTGGGCGCACCTGGTGGGCATCGCCGCGCACACCCCGGTGCCGACGTCCCGGGAGGTCCCGGCGGACTGGCTGGAGCACGTCCGCACCCGGCTCGGCCGGCCCGGTCCGGCCCACATGGGCGACGGCCGGGACCCGTGGTGGCGCTCCTGGGAGGTCGGCTACGACCCGGAGGACGGCGTGGACCGGGCCATCATGGCCACCCGCAAGGCGGTCTTCCCGCTGTACGGCCTGGACGCCTGGTTCGACTGA
- a CDS encoding TrkH family potassium uptake protein yields MATSRAVPSVTRRLGGPTALVRTWIDNAARQSPARLALAVFALVILLVTALLSLPVATSSGQRAPFVDALFTAASAVCVTGLTVVDTATYWSGTGQVVIMCAIKVGGLGIITLASLLGLAVARRLGLRQRLIAASETKALRLSDVSGLLRAVIISSTAIELTIALVLLPSFLAEGEGTGTALYHSLFYGISAFNNAGFSVHTGGVEHWAGNPFVLGPIAIGVFLGSLGFPVMLTVATNLRRRDGVRRGRRGWNLHTKLTVVTTCLVLGVAVVGFAAFEWTNPGTLGGMSLGDRVLNSVFAGVMPRSGGFSAVPVNEMRESTWAFQDVLMFIGGGSASTAGGIKVTTLAVLVLATVAEARGDRDVEAFGRRIPPGSLRLAVTVLLAGSTLVLGFSLALLAMTGRSLDVVLFEVVSAFGTCGLSTGLSAELPDAGKYLLTALMFAGRTGTMTLAAALALRDRRRVVRLPEERPVVG; encoded by the coding sequence ATGGCGACCAGCCGGGCGGTCCCTTCGGTCACCCGCCGCCTGGGCGGTCCGACCGCGCTCGTGCGGACCTGGATCGACAACGCCGCCCGGCAGTCGCCGGCCCGCCTGGCGCTGGCCGTCTTCGCCCTGGTCATCCTTCTGGTCACGGCGCTGCTGTCACTGCCGGTGGCGACGTCGTCCGGGCAGCGGGCGCCGTTCGTCGACGCGCTGTTCACCGCGGCGTCCGCGGTGTGCGTCACCGGGCTGACCGTGGTGGACACGGCCACGTACTGGTCCGGCACCGGGCAGGTCGTGATCATGTGCGCGATCAAGGTCGGTGGCCTCGGCATCATCACCCTGGCGTCGCTGCTGGGTCTGGCCGTGGCCCGCCGGCTCGGCCTGCGCCAGCGGCTGATCGCCGCCAGCGAGACCAAGGCCCTGCGACTCTCGGACGTCAGCGGGCTGCTGCGCGCCGTCATCATCAGCTCCACCGCGATCGAGCTGACCATCGCGCTGGTCCTGCTGCCCAGCTTCCTGGCCGAGGGCGAGGGGACCGGCACCGCGCTCTACCACTCCCTCTTCTACGGGATCAGCGCGTTCAACAACGCCGGCTTCTCCGTGCACACCGGCGGCGTGGAGCACTGGGCCGGCAACCCCTTCGTGCTCGGGCCCATCGCGATCGGCGTGTTCCTGGGCAGCCTGGGCTTTCCGGTGATGCTCACCGTGGCCACCAACCTGCGGCGGCGCGACGGGGTGCGGCGCGGCCGCCGCGGCTGGAACCTGCACACCAAGCTGACCGTCGTCACCACCTGCCTGGTGCTCGGGGTCGCGGTCGTCGGGTTCGCCGCGTTCGAGTGGACGAACCCCGGCACGCTCGGCGGGATGAGCCTGGGCGACCGGGTGCTGAACTCCGTGTTCGCCGGGGTCATGCCGCGCTCGGGCGGCTTCTCCGCCGTCCCGGTGAACGAGATGCGGGAGTCGACCTGGGCGTTCCAGGACGTGCTGATGTTCATCGGCGGGGGCAGCGCGTCGACCGCCGGAGGGATCAAGGTCACGACGCTGGCGGTGCTGGTGCTCGCGACGGTCGCCGAGGCGCGCGGCGACCGGGACGTCGAGGCGTTCGGACGCCGGATCCCGCCGGGCAGTCTGCGGCTGGCCGTGACCGTGCTGCTGGCCGGGTCCACGCTGGTCCTGGGCTTCAGCCTGGCGCTGCTGGCGATGACCGGGCGCTCGCTGGACGTCGTCCTGTTCGAGGTCGTGTCGGCGTTCGGCACCTGCGGCCTCTCGACCGGGCTGAGCGCCGAGCTGCCGGATGCCGGGAAGTACCTGCTGACCGCCCTGATGTTCGCCGGGCGCACCGGCACCATGACCCTGGCGGCGGCGCTCGCCCTGCGCGACCGCCGCCGCGTCGTCCGGCTACCGGAAGAGAGGCCCGTCGTTGGCTAG
- a CDS encoding TrkA family potassium uptake protein yields MLVVGLGRFGSSIAEALDRMGHEVLAVDKDPAIVQEWSGRLTHVIEADSATEEALRQVGAADFTIAVVGIGTSIESSVLTTVTLSDLGIKQIWAKAITPAHGKILERIGATKVVYPERDAGERVAHLVSGKMMDFIEFDDGFAIVKMAPPQETRGFTLAESQIRAKYGVTVVGVKSPNRDFTYAVPTTKISPHDLLIVSGQTSLIERFAARP; encoded by the coding sequence GTGCTCGTCGTCGGCCTCGGCCGCTTCGGCAGCTCGATCGCCGAGGCGCTGGACCGAATGGGCCACGAGGTGCTGGCCGTCGACAAGGACCCGGCGATCGTGCAGGAGTGGTCCGGCCGGCTGACGCACGTCATCGAGGCGGACTCGGCGACGGAGGAGGCGCTGCGCCAGGTCGGCGCGGCCGACTTCACGATCGCGGTGGTCGGGATCGGCACGTCCATCGAGTCGTCGGTGCTCACCACGGTCACGTTGTCCGACCTCGGCATCAAGCAGATCTGGGCCAAGGCGATCACGCCGGCGCACGGCAAGATCCTGGAGCGGATCGGGGCGACCAAGGTGGTCTACCCCGAGCGGGACGCCGGCGAGCGGGTCGCGCACCTGGTGTCGGGAAAGATGATGGACTTCATCGAGTTCGACGACGGGTTCGCGATCGTCAAGATGGCCCCGCCCCAGGAGACCCGCGGCTTCACGCTCGCCGAGTCCCAGATCCGGGCGAAGTACGGGGTCACCGTGGTCGGCGTGAAGTCACCGAACCGGGACTTCACCTACGCGGTTCCGACCACCAAGATCAGCCCGCACGACCTGCTGATCGTCAGCGGCCAGACGAGCCTGATCGAGCGGTTCGCCGCCCGCCCCTGA
- a CDS encoding GNAT family N-acetyltransferase, producing MSEVTVRALDGDDWNTYRGLRLAALQDAPDAFASSYEDEQAYDEAFWRLRMGRSARLVAESDEEAVGIVSVGQAREHDVAELFGMWVVPGFRGKGVAWQLTQAAGEHARREGQRALKLWVSTDNGRAVAFFSSAGFRPADERRAMTNDADVEELAMVLPLGDDPGWVPTTTL from the coding sequence ATGAGTGAGGTCACGGTGCGCGCGCTCGACGGCGACGACTGGAACACCTACCGCGGGCTGAGGCTGGCGGCGCTGCAGGACGCACCCGATGCCTTCGCCTCGAGCTACGAGGACGAGCAGGCGTACGACGAGGCCTTCTGGCGCCTGCGGATGGGGCGGTCGGCGCGGCTGGTGGCCGAGTCGGACGAGGAGGCCGTGGGCATCGTGTCCGTCGGGCAGGCCCGCGAGCACGACGTCGCCGAGCTGTTCGGGATGTGGGTCGTGCCCGGCTTCCGCGGCAAGGGCGTGGCCTGGCAGCTCACCCAGGCCGCGGGCGAGCACGCGCGCCGCGAGGGCCAGCGGGCCCTGAAGCTCTGGGTGTCGACGGACAACGGCCGCGCCGTCGCCTTCTTCAGCAGCGCCGGCTTCCGCCCGGCCGACGAGCGGCGTGCGATGACGAACGACGCGGACGTCGAGGAGCTGGCCATGGTCCTGCCGCTCGGCGACGACCCCGGCTGGGTCCCGACCACGACCCTCTGA